The candidate division TA06 bacterium genome contains a region encoding:
- a CDS encoding four helix bundle protein, giving the protein MKTPDKSQPAGARVEPRVIPPHGGYRNLKSYQMAEIVHDATVVFCERFVDRFSRTRDQMVQAARSGKQNIAEGSQVSGTSKASEIKLVGVARASLEELLVDAQDYLRQHALALWGKDDPKAKAVRGLAYRAHRSYATYAPYFDSASPETAANALVCLVHQANYLLDQQLRALEHEVVEKGGFNERLYQARVKYRQGGGCK; this is encoded by the coding sequence CAAATCCCAACCGGCGGGGGCACGGGTTGAGCCCCGCGTCATCCCGCCGCACGGCGGCTACCGCAACCTTAAAAGCTACCAGATGGCGGAGATCGTCCACGACGCCACGGTGGTATTCTGCGAGCGCTTTGTGGACCGCTTCAGCCGCACCCGCGACCAGATGGTGCAGGCGGCGCGCAGCGGCAAACAGAACATCGCCGAGGGCAGCCAGGTATCGGGCACCTCCAAAGCCTCGGAGATAAAGCTGGTGGGCGTGGCCCGGGCCAGCTTGGAGGAACTGCTGGTGGACGCCCAGGATTATTTGCGGCAGCATGCGTTGGCGCTTTGGGGCAAGGATGATCCCAAAGCGAAGGCGGTTAGGGGGCTGGCGTATAGGGCGCATAGGTCGTATGCGACCTATGCGCCCTATTTTGATAGCGCCAGCCCCGAAACCGCCGCCAACGCCCTGGTTTGCCTGGTTCACCAGGCAAACTACCTGCTTGACCAGCAGCTGCGGGCGCTGGAGCATGAAGTGGTGGAAAAGGGCGGCTTCAACGAGCGGCTGTACCAGGCGCGGGTGAAGTATAGACAGGGTGGTGGTTGTAAGTGA